The Citrifermentans bemidjiense Bem genome window below encodes:
- a CDS encoding cyclohex-1-ene-1-carbonyl-CoA dehydrogenase, which produces MTQLTEEQKLTLDMVRDVVQREIAPRALELDENSLFPEHARDLFAQLELLNPLLPAEYGGSELGVTTLALVLEEISKACASTALLLIAQTDGMLPIIHGGSPELKQRFLPRFAGTSKLLTAIAATEPNAGSDLLAMKTRAEKKGDRYVINGQKCFITNGSVADVMVVYAYTAPDKGSKGISAFVVEKGTPGLVYGRNEHKMGMRGSINSELFFENMEIPAENLLGPEGTGFANLMQTLSTNRVFCAAQAVGIAQGALDIAMAHCRDRVQFGKPIAHLAPVQFMIADMATKVEAARLLTRQAARALDANDKSAVLYGSMAKTFASDSAMSVTTDAVQVLGGSGYMKENGVERMMRDAKLTQIYTGTNQITRMVAGRALLLQ; this is translated from the coding sequence ATGACACAATTGACTGAAGAACAGAAACTGACCTTGGACATGGTGCGTGACGTGGTGCAGCGGGAGATCGCGCCGCGGGCCCTGGAACTCGATGAAAACTCCCTTTTCCCGGAACATGCCCGGGACCTCTTCGCCCAGCTCGAGCTTCTGAATCCGCTGCTCCCCGCCGAGTACGGCGGTTCGGAGCTGGGGGTCACCACCCTGGCGCTGGTGCTTGAGGAAATTTCCAAGGCCTGCGCCTCGACTGCGCTTCTTTTGATCGCGCAGACCGACGGGATGCTGCCGATCATCCATGGCGGCAGCCCGGAGCTGAAGCAGCGCTTCCTGCCGCGCTTCGCAGGGACCTCCAAGCTTTTGACCGCTATCGCCGCGACCGAGCCCAACGCGGGGTCCGACCTTCTGGCCATGAAGACCCGGGCGGAAAAGAAAGGGGACCGTTACGTCATCAACGGCCAGAAGTGCTTCATCACCAACGGCTCGGTGGCCGATGTGATGGTGGTCTACGCCTACACCGCCCCGGACAAGGGCTCCAAGGGGATCAGCGCCTTCGTCGTCGAGAAGGGGACGCCGGGGCTCGTCTACGGGCGCAACGAGCACAAGATGGGGATGCGCGGGTCGATCAACTCCGAGCTCTTCTTCGAGAACATGGAGATCCCGGCGGAGAACCTGCTCGGTCCGGAGGGGACGGGGTTCGCGAACCTCATGCAGACCCTTTCCACCAACCGTGTCTTCTGCGCGGCGCAGGCGGTCGGCATCGCCCAGGGTGCGCTCGACATAGCGATGGCGCACTGCCGCGACCGGGTGCAGTTCGGCAAGCCGATCGCCCATCTCGCTCCGGTGCAGTTCATGATCGCCGACATGGCGACCAAGGTGGAGGCGGCCAGGCTTCTGACCAGGCAGGCCGCGCGTGCCCTGGATGCCAACGACAAGAGTGCGGTCCTCTACGGCTCCATGGCCAAGACCTTCGCCTCGGACAGCGCGATGAGCGTCACCACCGACGCGGTGCAGGTGCTGGGGGGATCCGGCTACATGAAGGAGAACGGAGTGGAGAGGATGATGCGCGACGCGAAGCTCACCCAGATCTACACCGGCACCAACCAGATAACCCGAATGGTCGCCGGCCGAGCGCTGCTCCTCCAATAA
- a CDS encoding cyclohexane-1-carbonyl-CoA dehydrogenase, translated as MFTDSEEIRIATETIRQAARERIAPVAANIDATGEVAPEVLSLLWELGLMTLVFPPEYGGAEQDQGTLLCLAVEEIAKHCAASALMLIIQAVGSFPLLHGGSPELLKRVLPRMLENRELAAYLVSEPGAGSDVASIRTTAVREGDEYVINGTKVFSTNGPVASVYTVLARTSENGRNGLSFFLVERGTAGLSVGKIEKKLGQRGSKTSEMYLDNVRIPAGNLLGEENKGFHLAMKDFDMSRPAIGAQALGIAQGAFDQMVRHSRERKTFGQQLCEHQMIQQIIADSATKIEASRGLIYRASALYDKGQRNTKLASMGKLFASDAAMQITTDAIQVFGGYGYMQDYPVERMFRDAKLTQIFEGANQIQRLVIAREILKDAV; from the coding sequence ATGTTTACCGACAGTGAAGAGATCCGAATCGCCACCGAGACCATCCGCCAGGCTGCGAGGGAGCGCATCGCCCCCGTGGCCGCAAACATTGACGCCACGGGTGAAGTCGCCCCGGAAGTGCTGTCGCTTTTGTGGGAGCTCGGGTTGATGACCCTGGTCTTTCCGCCGGAGTACGGCGGCGCCGAGCAGGACCAGGGAACGCTCCTTTGCCTGGCTGTCGAGGAGATTGCCAAGCACTGCGCGGCCTCGGCCCTCATGCTGATCATCCAGGCCGTAGGGAGCTTTCCGCTCTTGCACGGCGGAAGCCCGGAGCTTCTCAAGCGGGTGCTACCGCGCATGCTGGAGAACCGCGAACTGGCAGCTTACCTGGTTTCCGAGCCTGGGGCCGGCTCAGACGTCGCCTCCATCCGCACCACTGCGGTGAGGGAGGGGGACGAGTATGTGATCAACGGGACCAAGGTTTTCTCCACCAACGGCCCGGTCGCCTCCGTCTACACGGTGCTGGCGAGAACCTCGGAGAACGGCAGAAACGGACTCAGCTTCTTCCTGGTTGAGCGCGGAACAGCGGGGCTGTCGGTCGGCAAGATCGAGAAGAAGCTTGGCCAGCGCGGCTCGAAAACCTCCGAGATGTACCTCGACAACGTGCGGATTCCGGCGGGCAACCTGCTCGGCGAAGAGAACAAGGGCTTTCATCTGGCAATGAAGGATTTCGACATGTCCCGTCCGGCCATCGGCGCCCAGGCCCTCGGCATCGCGCAGGGAGCCTTCGACCAGATGGTGAGGCACTCCCGCGAGCGCAAGACTTTCGGCCAGCAGCTCTGCGAGCACCAGATGATCCAGCAGATCATCGCCGACAGCGCCACCAAGATAGAGGCCTCCCGCGGGCTTATCTACCGGGCCTCGGCGCTTTACGACAAGGGTCAGAGGAACACCAAGCTCGCTTCCATGGGGAAGCTGTTCGCTTCGGACGCCGCCATGCAGATCACCACGGACGCCATCCAAGTTTTCGGAGGTTACGGCTATATGCAGGACTACCCGGTGGAGCGCATGTTCCGCGACGCGAAGCTGACCCAGATCTTCGAGGGGGCCAACCAAATCCAGCGCCTGGTGATCGCCAGGGAAATCCTGAAGGATGCGGTCTAG
- a CDS encoding sigma-54 interaction domain-containing protein: protein MDTPATAAKTRKAEYCRCGVIFCDEAGRITAASKDYIWPAGMKAKAGEDLPAELLLLHAGEWVFLEKDWFVQAEGKGRVEMLLFRRIRAADQVLGPYGDSAINEGMVHMVLNNPYEGLTSVDREGKVTFLSPVNEKWLGLEEGGGMGLPLSSFAPGSRLAEIALTGVSDTTQVVDIQGQTKVTVNLPIKKGQKVIGAVGRILFKSTDQIDKLANRIRTMELKVERYETLLDEMRGNRYNFDKILTNNKPMRALIDQARRVADSSATVLILGESGTGKELFAQALHEGSARRRGPFVAINCSALPHDLIESELFGYDEGAFSGAKRKGKPGKFELACGGTLFLDEIGELPLESQAKLLRVLEERKIDRLGSTSPISVDFRLLAATNRNLESSVNTGKFRSDLFYRINEFPIELPPLRSRRDDIPLLSKHFLEEITHKEKLPMLTISEEAKAALMRYDWPGNVRELRGLMRQMTWKTQGHTIELHHLPAAFTEEGTIIGASGSLEEQLASAERAIIETALETAQGNRALTARMLGIHRTALYKKMTRLGMEM, encoded by the coding sequence ATGGATACACCTGCCACTGCAGCAAAGACGAGGAAGGCGGAGTATTGCCGCTGCGGTGTAATCTTTTGCGATGAAGCCGGCCGCATTACCGCCGCCAGCAAGGATTACATCTGGCCAGCCGGCATGAAGGCAAAGGCGGGGGAGGATCTTCCCGCCGAGCTGCTCCTACTTCATGCGGGGGAATGGGTCTTTCTGGAGAAAGATTGGTTCGTGCAGGCGGAGGGAAAGGGACGGGTGGAGATGCTGCTCTTCCGCAGGATCAGGGCCGCGGACCAGGTCCTTGGGCCCTACGGCGACTCTGCGATTAACGAGGGGATGGTCCACATGGTTCTGAATAACCCGTACGAGGGTTTGACCTCCGTGGACCGGGAGGGCAAGGTCACCTTCCTGAGCCCGGTGAACGAAAAGTGGCTGGGGCTGGAAGAGGGAGGAGGGATGGGGCTGCCGCTCTCTTCGTTCGCTCCTGGAAGCCGGCTTGCCGAGATCGCCCTTACCGGGGTCTCCGACACCACCCAAGTGGTCGATATTCAAGGGCAGACCAAGGTGACGGTCAACCTCCCCATCAAGAAAGGGCAGAAGGTGATCGGGGCGGTAGGGCGCATACTGTTCAAAAGTACCGACCAGATCGACAAGCTGGCCAACCGTATCCGCACCATGGAACTGAAGGTCGAACGGTACGAGACCCTGCTCGACGAGATGCGGGGCAACCGCTACAACTTCGACAAGATCCTCACCAACAACAAGCCCATGCGGGCCCTGATCGACCAGGCACGCCGGGTCGCCGACTCCTCGGCGACGGTACTGATCCTCGGGGAGAGCGGTACGGGCAAGGAGCTTTTCGCACAGGCCCTGCACGAGGGATCGGCCCGCAGGAGAGGGCCCTTCGTGGCGATCAACTGCAGCGCCCTCCCTCACGACCTTATCGAATCCGAACTGTTCGGTTATGATGAGGGTGCCTTCAGCGGGGCGAAACGGAAGGGGAAGCCGGGAAAATTCGAGTTGGCCTGCGGGGGGACGCTCTTTCTCGACGAGATCGGCGAGCTGCCACTGGAGAGCCAGGCGAAACTTCTCCGCGTTCTGGAAGAACGCAAGATCGACCGGCTTGGCAGCACCTCGCCCATCTCAGTAGATTTCCGTCTGTTGGCCGCAACAAACCGCAACCTGGAAAGCTCGGTGAACACAGGGAAGTTCCGCAGCGACCTCTTCTACCGCATCAACGAATTTCCCATCGAGCTTCCCCCGTTGCGGTCGCGCCGGGATGACATCCCCCTCCTGAGCAAGCACTTTCTTGAGGAGATCACCCACAAGGAAAAGCTTCCCATGCTGACCATCTCCGAGGAGGCGAAAGCCGCCCTGATGCGCTACGACTGGCCAGGGAACGTGAGGGAGTTGCGGGGGCTGATGAGGCAAATGACCTGGAAAACCCAGGGACATACCATCGAGCTCCACCACCTGCCTGCCGCGTTCACCGAAGAAGGAACGATCATCGGGGCCTCCGGCTCCCTAGAGGAACAGCTGGCGAGCGCCGAGCGGGCCATCATCGAAACAGCTCTCGAAACCGCCCAGGGGAACCGTGCCCTCACGGCCAGGATGCTCGGCATCCACCGCACCGCGCTGTACAAGAAGATGACCAGACTCGGCATGGAGATGTGA
- a CDS encoding acyltransferase family protein codes for MESNKHVSIADKDVYFDYIDGLRGFAVLMVVAIHTSQGLGYYYDPDFGSWYTRLLWNSCGRGVDLFFILSAFTLFNSSHKRFAMDRRPVLYFYVRRAFRILPLWWGAITVFGPMRDRTMAAMVASALFYFGFMRYDANMEVVGGGWTLFVEETFYLLLPLIFAKITDLKSSLRFLFVLYCVMQLWTRGAAKIGVPETNAFIVMFPLSYWFCFAYGITIYFLLQNQNFTETIKSKARLLDMLAIFGMFTLFMRPLTLSTFALALFVVTASLPNTICGKITRNRLLMKYGTCCYSIYLFHALVFHSIHSYIPPILNACGLGTAPLTVKSVAAFVLMAAACLPFGLLSFRFIEKPAVQIGKRVINRMQALPDAKTVAAETA; via the coding sequence GTGGAAAGTAATAAGCATGTCTCGATCGCCGACAAAGACGTTTATTTCGATTATATCGATGGCCTGCGCGGTTTTGCTGTCCTAATGGTGGTGGCGATCCATACCAGCCAAGGGCTAGGGTATTACTACGATCCAGACTTCGGCAGTTGGTACACGCGGCTGCTTTGGAATTCATGCGGTCGCGGTGTCGATCTCTTCTTCATCCTGAGTGCATTCACCTTGTTCAATTCATCCCATAAACGTTTTGCCATGGACCGTCGCCCGGTCCTCTACTTCTATGTGCGCCGAGCCTTCCGTATTCTTCCACTGTGGTGGGGTGCGATAACGGTCTTCGGCCCGATGAGAGACAGAACGATGGCTGCGATGGTCGCCAGCGCCCTTTTTTATTTCGGCTTTATGCGGTACGATGCCAATATGGAAGTCGTCGGAGGGGGATGGACCCTGTTCGTGGAAGAAACGTTTTACCTGCTCCTGCCCCTGATCTTCGCTAAAATCACCGACCTCAAAAGCAGCCTCAGGTTCTTGTTCGTCTTGTACTGCGTAATGCAATTGTGGACCCGTGGCGCGGCGAAGATCGGAGTACCTGAAACTAACGCTTTCATAGTGATGTTCCCGCTGAGCTACTGGTTCTGCTTTGCTTACGGCATAACCATCTATTTTCTCTTGCAGAACCAAAACTTCACGGAGACCATTAAGTCAAAAGCACGGTTGCTGGATATGCTGGCAATTTTCGGGATGTTCACTCTTTTCATGCGGCCGTTGACCCTCTCTACTTTCGCCCTGGCGCTCTTTGTGGTCACTGCATCTCTGCCAAACACCATCTGTGGTAAAATCACCAGAAATCGGCTGCTGATGAAGTACGGGACCTGCTGCTACTCAATCTATCTCTTTCATGCCCTGGTGTTTCACTCCATCCATTCCTACATTCCGCCCATCCTTAATGCCTGCGGTCTCGGCACCGCACCCTTGACGGTAAAAAGCGTAGCAGCTTTCGTGCTGATGGCAGCCGCCTGCCTGCCTTTCGGGCTACTCTCCTTCCGTTTCATCGAGAAGCCGGCTGTGCAGATCGGCAAGCGAGTCATCAACAGGATGCAGGCCCTGCCTGATGCCAAAACGGTGGCCGCAGAGACTGCCTGA